The proteins below are encoded in one region of Ursus arctos isolate Adak ecotype North America unplaced genomic scaffold, UrsArc2.0 scaffold_24, whole genome shotgun sequence:
- the LOC123001814 gene encoding basic proline-rich protein-like, producing MRARLHRVRPPLPTRETAPSSRPVPPASATRRGPGRSAAAAGPGAQRPHRPRGPDPDSRRPPSRAPDAVPARLGGRAAGEKRPSLPPAPEPPTPARGAATAQPPRRARRSPAQRRDHGGNRRLLPRACGPAPPAPPPRPPGSRAKERAGGRRPGGGGAELTGPAAPSGGRRELRLPARRSAGSSARGRGSARASLPALPSPGSRRPLQCPDPLSSSPLPGGRPGSPPASTAPAVRSPPPGPDPGARPQPPRLPGAARPPGFPLRRLPPRL from the exons ATGCGAG cccggCTCCACCGCGTGCGCCCTCCCCTGCCCACGCGAGAGACTGCTCCCAGCTCCCGC CCGGTTCCCCCCGCCTCCGCAACCCGGCGGGGACCCGGACGCAGCGCAGCCGCCGCCGGCCCCGGAGCGCAGCGGCCGCACCGCCCCCGGGGACCGGATCCGGATTCCCGCCGCCCCCCCTCTCGGGCTCCCGACGCCGTCCCCGCCCGCCTGGGCGGGCGAGCAGCCGGAGAGAAGCGGCCtagcctgccccccgcccccgagccACCCACCCCGGCCAGAGGCGCCGCCACCGCCCAGCCACCCAGACGCGCACGGAGAAGCCCGGCGCAGAGGCGCGACCACGGCGGGAACCGCCGCCTCCTCCCCCGAGCTTGCGGCCCAGCCCCGCcggcgcccccgccccggcctccGGGGAGCCGAGCCAAGGAGAGGGCGGGAGGACGGCGGCCGGGAGGCGGGGGCGCAGAGCTCACCGGCCCCGCCGCCCCCTCCGGCGGCCGGCGAGAACTGCGCCTGCCGGCTCGGAGAAGCGCGGGCTCCTCTGCCCGCGGCCGGGGCTCTGCTCGGGCCTcgcttcctgccctcccctcccccggctctcGGCGTCCTCTCCAGTGCCCTGATCCTCTTTCGTCCAGTCCCCTGCCTGGAGGGCGCCCCGGGTCCCCCCCGGCGTCTACGGCACCCGCGGTTCGCTCCCCGCCGCCCGGCCCCGACCCCGGCGCGCGTCCTCAGCCGCCTCGGTTACCCGGCGCAGCGCGGCCTCCGGGCTTCCCGCTCCGGCGGCTCCCTCCCCGGCTCTGA